From the Danaus plexippus chromosome 5, MEX_DaPlex, whole genome shotgun sequence genome, one window contains:
- the LOC116768998 gene encoding ankyrin repeat domain-containing protein 17 isoform X8, with translation MQNVGQSENRNIDKVNVQLDVVKSSTPQSSASSPAKSETETYSGAPAKYMTDSSESEDDSVSEILLACLCLSRPDLLAEMEEEGGGTESSKFLLSHDDPERAVDPEMQARLETLLEVAGIGKLSGEGKHLADPEVLRRLTSSVSCALDEAAAALTRMRSDQPPAHHRHHHQDKPTQCGSTATGTTPTAAASVGADGAPSLAEACSDGDVGTVRKLLTEGRSVHETTEEGESLLSLACSAGYYELAQVLLAMHASVEDRGIKGDCTPLMEAASAGHVDIVRLLVAHGADVNAVSGSGNTPLMYACAGGHEDCVRALLDNGANVEDHNENGHTPLMEAASAGHVGVAKILLEHGAGINTHSNEFKESALTLACYKGHLDMVRFLLAAGADREHKTDEMHTALMEASMDGHVEVARLLLDSGAQVNMPTDSFESPLTLAACGGHVELAMLLLERGANIEEVNDEGYTPLMEAAREGHEEMVALLLGQGASINAQTDETQETALTLACCGGFLEVADFLIKAGADAELGASTPLMEASQEGHLELVRYLLQAGAEVHAQTQTGDTALTYACENGHTDVADVLLRAGALLEHESEGGRTPLMKACRAGHLCTVQFLVGKGADVNRMTANGDHTPLSLACAGGHADVVKFLLACDADPFRKLKDNSSTLIEAAKGGHTTVVQLLLDYPHSLMLPRGNTGTEESGGLSSAQAAALGLSHAPAPGAPSQRALLPAHAPPSHPHAHAHPHAHPPPHAHPSHAAHPAHPAHPALPAAAPQQDVPPNFAKVYLDGRKKQASGNGTVQPGVPAHPPAGAAGAGAGKHKCGRKQRPAAPHSDHHLPPPPDILEDHMCNHDVVHKHKLSLPPGFTWKDVNKKFKNKNKVEKTCNRADALAGQPRNESLPPTERTMLELADASAPPVAAPATPPYPPPQQLFPVQQLSTNLNQLQELQQQQLQQLAVQQQQQQKKQQHQQQQQQQQQQQQQQYAQEMQQRPEAYVPQSPEEGGSVEARELGAVLDYLQREVPSLVALPPNELRSLVLQVMQQKSHEILSGKCGSEGTEGEGDGEGEGEGEAEGEGEDAERDERHARRLLAAAEEALSSDWPAVLVDVTGAPACHYRPRPPSPSLESCSLGLTPAPAPAPLDNQPHFALPPPTLPYNDYRSSTFGPAAGGASSGVASGVVGGVVAGVAAGVAGINAIGPAGSYTPAGTPPHTQTHSKREQHHHANNAALKKKGRFAGSSRSRVESSQSQAAPPQPAPAAYSAMDVDGETDSNHDTALTLACTGGHEDLVELLLSRGADIEHRDKKGFTPLILAATAGHEKIVEILLNHGADIEAQSERTKDTPLSLACSGGRYEVVELILSRGANKEHRNVSDYTPLSLAASGGYVNIIRLLLHHQAEINSRTGSKLGISPLMLAAMNGHTAAVRLLLDCGSDINAQIETNRNTALTLACFQGRHEVVSLLLDRKANVEHRAKTGLTPLMEAASGGYVEVGRVLLDKGADVNAPPVPSSRDTALTIAADKGHTKFVELLLQRRAAVEVKNKKGNSPLWLAANGGHLAVVEMLYAAGADIDSQDNRKVSCLMAAFRKGHTKVVKWMVGVVTQFPSDQEMTRYICTISDKELLEKCQECVRVIRAAKETQAARANQNATILLEELDAERCREESRRQAAARRRERKKKKKMEKKEERRKLQTENEKNTLYCEKALGECSEGGEPDDEPAAREEGDSGIDANSQGSCSSSDVKAPPAQSAKSKKKKKEEKPAPAPTQPPPKKIPDKVKLKIDTKPEKEVPVKADKKLEKENVAPISPPATPAKPAADRRPDKKDKKPEEDAKNITVQNVKYGNNSRKSQVFESSRLNVDKDDDAGDKNKKSHAALQWEGDKSTSPKAASASVRRDEGWKEVVRKSSVQTLSTLEPGCKKVSVGAHAISRVIGRAGTNINAIRSATGAHIEVDKQTKGQGERIITIKGSSEATKQAASLIAAMIRDPEADISALLPRAKLPPPQPAPAHQPKPKQTPVKMPMTVSSIVGGSRATPPSRSKPHTSTRPPMPRLHAHAIQLPEKRVSSAPAVTTTTCTTVTSIKTGALSYTGAIVGARSHTFAAKLTATPPADSKPRPTPQVVPSSPAASSSSTVVSSPLKTRDTREPPPREAREVREVREVQAREVVREATPETHRLDDEPRIPRPHADALQLSPDNSSTWSNEDIPVNTSAALHINTTPQVAGGVGVVSGSGGAQEYSLFKDLSGGSVAMWADHNVDLPPPQADASKAPGYRGGGGCSPCSRTSSHGSTPPPPPPPPYHHPMPIGNAVNAMDMSGLSRNGPIYQDNSRNGHNMMVGMSSGVSLSGLGYVGVESVSRLNPRAPDFAQRHPLLQHQQHKHAAQQLFSGAGGTSGGNLSSLLMSYQQGAPKMQHAPPHHHHPYQSLLDRGVGVNSVGNVSGVGVGVGWGEEEERKPRPIGTERAWKMTAPDDWHHHHQHHRTDHDRYQQQGVNMGGVGSVGGEGGYGAGVGGGGAATAAALSLMHALPLSACLPAYLPPGGLPDHHHWDQPPHHATDKQQAWSKWSH, from the exons GCATAGGCAAGTTGTCCGGTGAGGGCAAACACCTAGCGGACCCCGAGGTGCTCCGTCGACTGACGTCTTCGGTGTCGTGTGCGCTGGACGAGGCGGCCGCGGCCCTGACGCGCATGCGCAGCGACCAGCCCCCCGCCCACCATCGACACCACCATCAAGATAAACC tACTCAGTGTGGATCCACGGCCACGGGGACTACACCGACGGCCGCGGCGTCCGTGGGCGCGGACGGGGCTCCGTCGCTGGCGGAGGCCTGCTCGGACGGTGATGTGGGCACGGTGAGGAAGCTGCTGACCGAGGGCCGGTCGGTTCACGAGACCACTGAGGAGGGCGAATCCCTACTCTCGCTGGCCTGTTCAGCTGGTTACTACGAGTTGGCTCAAGTTCTACTGGCGATGCACGCGAGCGTCGAGGACAGGGGGATCAAG GGCGATTGTACGCCGCTGATGGAGGCCGCGAGTGCCGGTCACGTGGACATCGTGAGGCTGCTGGTCGCTCACGGCGCCGACGTCAACGCTGTCTCGGGCTCCGGGAACACGCCCCTCATGTACGCCTGCGCCGGCGGACACGAGGACTGCGTGCGGGCGCTGCTCGATAACGGGGCCAATGTAGAAGATCACAACGAAAACGGTCACACGCCGCTCATGGAG GCCGCATCAGCCGGTCACGTGGGCGTCGCGAAGATCTTGCTGGAGCACGGCGCCGGCATCAACACGCACTCCAACGAGTTCAAGGAGTCCGCCCTCACGCTCGCATGCTACAAGGGTCACCTGGACATGGTCAGGTTCCTGTTGGCGGCCGGCGCCGACCGCGAGCACAAGACTGACGAGATGCACACCGCCCTCATGGAGGCCAGCATGGACGGACACGTCGAGGTCGCCCGGCTGCTGTTGGACTCTGGAGCACAG GTTAACATGCCGACGGACAGTTTCGAGTCTCCGCTGACCCTGGCGGCGTGCGGGGGACACGTGGAGCTGGCTATGTTGCTGTTGGAGAGAGGCGCCAACATAGAAGAAGTCAACGACGAGGGATACACGCCGCTCATGGAGGCAGCTAGGGAAG gtCACGAGGAGATGGTGGCGCTGCTGCTCGGTCAGGGCGCGTCCATCAACGCTCAGACCGACGAGACGCAGGAGACGGCCCTCACCCTGGCCTGCTGCGGCGGCTTCCTCGAGGTGGCGGACTTCCTCATCAAGGCGGGGGCGGATGCGGAACTGGGAGCTTCCACGCCGCTCATGGAGGCCTCGCAGGAAGGACACCTGGAGCTCGTACG ATACCTGCTGCAAGCCGGCGCGGAGGTCCACGCTCAGACGCAGACGGGCGACACGGCGTTGACGTACGCGTGCGAGAACGGACACACGGACGTGGCGGACGTGCTGCTGCGGGCCGGGGCGCTGCTGGAGCACGAGAGCGAGGGAGGCAGGACGCCGCTCATGAAGGCCTGTCGCGCCGGACATCTGTGTACCGTGCAGTTCCTCGTGGGCAAG GGTGCTGACGTGAACCGCATGACGGCCAACGGGGATCACACGCCGCTGTCGCTGGCGTGCGCCGGCGGACATGCGGACGTGGTGAAGTTCCTGCTGGCGTGCGACGCCGACCCCTTCCGCAAGCTCAAGGACAACTCCAGCACACTCATCGAGGCGGCCAAGGGCGGACACACCACCGTCGTGCAGCTGCTGCTAGACTACCCCCACTCCCTCATGTTGCCCAGAG GTAACACGGGTACGGAGGAGAGCGGGGGTCTGAGTTCCGCACAGGCGGCGGCGCTCGGCCTGAGTCACGCCCCGGCGCCGGGCGCGCCCAGCCAGCGAGCGCTGCTCCCCGCGCACGCACCCCCCTCGCACCCTCACGCACATGCCCACCCTCACGCGCACCCCCCGCCGCACGCGCATCCCTCGCACGCCGCTCACCCCGCGCATCCTGCTCACCCCGCCCTCCCCGCGGCCGCGCCGCAGCAGGACGTGCCACCCAACTTCGCCAAAGTCTATTTGGACG GAAGAAAGAAACAGGCGAGCGGCAACGGTACGGTCCAGCCGGGCGTCCCCGCGCATCCCCCGGCCGGGGCGGCGGGCGCGGGGGCCGGCAAGCACAAGTGCGGCCGCAAGCAGCGTCCCGCCGCGCCGCACTCCGACCACCACCTGCCGCCGCCGCCCGACATACTGGAGGACCAT ATGTGCAACCACGACGTGGTGCACAAGCATAAGCTATCCCTCCCGCCCGGCTTTACTTGGAAGGATGTtaacaagaaatttaaaaataaaaacaaagtcgAAAAAACATGCAAT agGGCGGACGCGCTCGCCGGTCAGCCGAGGAATGAATCACTGCCACCGACTGAGAGGACGATGCTGGAACTAGCCGACGCCTCCG CACCCCCTGTGGCGGCGCCGGCGACGCCCCCGTACCCACCTCCTCAACAGCTGTTCCCGGTGCAACAACTCTCCACCAACCTCAACCAG TTGCAAGAGCTTCAGCAGCAACAACTCCAGCAGCTAGCTGTACAACAGCAACAGCAGCAAAAGAAGCAACAACACCAGCAACAGCAACAacagcagcagcagcagcaaCAACAACAGTATGCACAGGAGATGCAGCAGAGGCCTGAAGCATACGTGCCgcag TCTCCGGAGGAGGGTGGGTCGGTGGAGGCCCGCGAGCTGGGCGCCGTCCTGGACTACCTGCAGCGGGAGGTGCCGTCCCTGGTGGCTCTGCCGCCCAACGAACTGCGCTCACTCGTCCTGCAG GTGATGCAGCAGAAGTCCCACGAGATCCTGTCGGGGAAATGTGGCTCAGAGGGCACGGAGGGTGAGGGGGATGGGGAAGGGGAAGGCGAGGGAGAGGCGGAGGGCGAAGGAGAGGACGCCGAGCGTGACGAGAGACACGCCAGGAGGCTGCTGGCCGCCGCCGAGGAGGCGCTGTCCAGCGACTGGCCCGCTGTACTCGTCGATGTCACG GGTGCTCCGGCCTGCCACTACCGTCCTCGGCCTCCGTCCCCTTCGCTGGAGTCGTGCTCGCTGGGCCTGACCCCGGCCCCGGCGCCCGCGCCTCTAGACAACCAGCCACACTTTGCTCTGCCACCTCCAACACTGCCTTACAACGACTATAG ATCATCAACGTTCGGTCCCGCGGCGGGCGGAGCGTCGAGCGGAGTGGCGAGCGGAGTGGTGGGCGGCGTAGTGGCGGGCGTGGCGGCCGGCGTGGCGGGTATCAATGCGATCGGTCCCGCCGGCTCATACACGCCCGCGGGGACTCCGCCTCACACGCAAACCCATTCCAAGAGAGAACAACACCACCATGCCAACAACGCCGCGCTCAAGAAAAAG GGTCGGTTCGCGGGCAGTTCCCGGAGTCGTGTGGAGTCGTCTCAGTCGCAGGCCGCGCCACCCCAGCCCGCGCCGGCCGCCTACTCCGCCATGGATGTGGACGGAGAAACGGACTCCAACCACGACACGGCCCTCACCCTAGCCTGTACCGGCGGACACGAGGACCTGGTGGAACTACTGCTGTCCAGGGGCGCGGACATCGAACACCGGGATAAGAAG GGCTTCACACCTCTTATCCTGGCTGCCACGGCCGGCCACGAGAAGATAGTGGAGATCCTGTTGAACCACGGCGCGGATATCGAAGCTCAATCGGAAAGGACGAAGGACACCCCGCTGTCTCTGGCCTGCAGCGGCGGACGTTATGAAGTAGTGGAGCTGATCCTGAGCCGAGGAGCCAACAAGGAACACCGCAACGTGTCCGACTACACCCCGCTCTCGCTCGCCGCCTCCGGGGGATACGTCAACATCATACGACTCCTATTACACCACCAG GCGGAGATAAACTCCCGCACGGGTTCCAAGCTGGGTATATCGCCTCTGATGCTGGCGGCCATGAACGGTCACACGGCCGCTGTGAGACTGTTACTGGACTGCGGCTCCGACATCAACGCTCAGATAGAAACCAACAGGAACACGGCGCTAACACTCGCCTGCTTCCAAG GGCGTCACGAGGTGGTGAGTCTGCTATTGGATCGGAAGGCGAACGTAGAGCATCGCGCCAAGACCGGCCTGACGCCTCTCATGGAGGCGGCCAGCGGAGGATACGTGGAGGTCGGCCGAGTCTTACTGGACAAGGGCGCTGATGTGAACGCGCCCCCAGTCCCATCCTCGAGAGACACAGCGCTAACCATCGCCGCTGATAAGGGACACACCAAATTCGTCGAACTTCTACTGCAAAG ACGAGCGGCTGTAGAGGTGAAGAACAAAAAAGGCAACTCCCCGCTGTGGCTGGCGGCTAACGGCGGACATCTGGCTGTAGTGGAGATGTTGTACGCGGCCGGAGCGGACATCGACTCTCAAGACAATAGAAAG GTATCCTGCTTAATGGCCGCTTTCCGAAAGGGACATACTAAAGTGGTCAAATGGATGGTCGGCGTCGTAACGCAATTCCCCTCCGACCAGGAAATGACCAG GTATATCTGCACGATATCGGACAAGGAACTGCTGGAGAAATGCCAGGAGTGCGTGCGGGTCATACGAGCGGCTAAAGAGACGCAGGCCGCGCGCGCCAACCAGAACGCCACCATACTGCTGGAGGAGCTGGACGCTGAGCGCTGCAGGGAGGAGTCCAGGAGGCAGGCGGCGGCGCGGCGTAGGGagaggaagaagaagaagaagatggAGAAGAAG GAGGAAAGGCGCAAGTTGCAGACGGAGAACGAAAAGAACACTCTGTACTGCGAGAAGGCGCTGGGAGAGTGTTCGGAAGGAGGGGAACCCGACGACGAGCCCGCGGCCAGGGAGGAGGGCGACTCCGGCATAGACGCCAACTCACAG GGCTCGTGCTCCTCCTCGGACGTGAAGGCGCCTCCAGCTCAAAGTGCCAAGAgcaagaaaaagaaaaaggaaGAAAAGCCAGCGCCCGCCCCGACACAGCCGCCGCCCAAGAAAATACCAGACAAA GTGAAACTGAAAATAGACACAAAACCCGAGAAAGAGGTCCCGGTGAAGGCGGACAAGAAGCTGGAGAAAGAAAACGTGGCACCCATCTCGCCGCCCGCCACGCCCGCCAAGCCCGCCGCGGACAGGAGGCCGGACAAGAAGGACAA GAAACCCGAAGAGGACGCCAAAAACATCACAGTACAGAACGTCAAGTATGGAAATAACTCGCGGAAGAGCCAAGTGTTCGAGTCCAGCAGACTCAACGTGGACAAGGACGACGACGCCGgcgacaaaaataaaaagagtcaCGCGGCGCTGCA ATGGGAGGGCGATAAGAGCACGTCTCCTAAGGCAGCCAGCGCCAGCGTACGGCGAGACGAGGGCTGGAAGGAGGTGGTACGCAAGTCCTCCGTCCAGACGCTCTCCACACTGGAGCCGGG ATGCAAGAAAGTATCAGTGGGCGCTCACGCTATATCCCGTGTGATCGGACGAGCCGGGACTAACATCAATGCCATACGGTCCGCCACTGGAGCTCACATTGAAGTAGACAAGCAGACCAAGGGCCAGGGGGAGAGAATCATCACCATTAA AGGGTCATCGGAGGCGACGAAACAGGCTGCGAGTCTTATAGCGGCCATGATCAGAGATCCTGAGGCCGACATCTCGGCTCTGTTACCGCGGGCCAAGCTCCCGCCCCCGCAACCTGCGCCCGCGCATCAACCGAAGCCGAAACAGACCCCTGTTAAG ATGCCTATGACTGTGAGTTCGATTGTGGGCGGGTCACGAGCGACTCCGCCCAGCCGCTCCAAGCCTCACACCAGCACCAGGCCGCCCATGCCCAGACTGCATGCTCATG CTATACAGCTGCCAGAAAAACGTGTTTCGAGCGCTCCAGCCGTCACCACAACCACGTGTACGACGGTGACCTCTATCAAGACCGGCGCGCTGTCCTACACGGGCGCTATCGTCGGCGCCAGAAGTCACACGTTCGCAGCCAAGTTGACCGCAACGCCACCCGCAGACAGCAAGCCGCGACCCACGCCTCAG GTGGTTCCGAGCAGTCCGGCGGCCAGCAGCAGCAGCACCGTCGTCTCCTCGCCGCTTAAGACGCGCGACACACGCGAGCCTCCGCCGCGCGAGGCCCGCGAGGTCCGAGAGGTCCGCGAGGTACAGGCCCGGGAGGTGGTGAGGGAAGCGACACCAGAGACACACAGACTCGACGACGAGCCAAGGATCCCACGCCCGCACGCTGATGCGCTACAA TTGAGTCCCGATAACTCGAGCACATGGAGCAATGAAGACATCCCAGTCAATACATCCGCTGCCCTCCATATTAATACCACCCCACAG GTGGCGGGCGGTGTGGGGGTCGTGTCGGGGTCAGGCGGAGCCCAGGAGTATTCCCTGTTCAAGGACCTCTCGGGAGGATCCGTGGCCATGTGGGCCGATCACAACGTTGACCTACCTCCGCCGCAG GCGGACGCCAGTAAGGCCCCCGGGTACCGCGGTGGCGGCGGCTGTTCTCCGTGTTCTCGCACGTCCTCGCACGGCTCCACTCCCCctccgccgccgccgcccccCTACCACCATCCCATGCCTATCG GCAACGCGGTCAATGCCATGGACATGAGCGGACTGTCAAGAAACGGGCCTATCTACCAGGACAACTCACGCAATGGACACAACATGATG GTGGGTATGTCGAGCGGCGTGTCGCTGTCTGGTCTCGGCTACGTGGGCGTAGAGAGCGTGTCGCGTCTCAACCCGCGCGCTCCTGACTTCGCACAGAGACATCCTCTGCTGCAGCACCAGCAGCACAAACATGCCGCACAG CAACTGTTTTCTGGAGCCGGCGGCACTAGCGGCGGGAACCTGAGCTCGCTGCTTATGTCGTATCAGCAGGGAGCGCCCAAGATGCAGCACGCGCCGCCTCACCACCACCATCCATACCAG TCTCTACTGGACCGCGGCGTGGGCGTGAACTCGGTGGGCAACGTGAGCGGCGTGGGCGTCGGCGTGGGGTGGGGCGAGGAGGAGGAGAGGAAGCCGCGTCCCATCGGCACGGAGCGAGCGTGGAAGATGACCGCGCCCGACGACTGGCACCACCATCACCAGCACCACCGCACAGACCACGACAGATACCAG CAGCAAGGAGTAAACATGGGCGGCGTGGGCAGTGTGGGCGGCGAGGGTGGTTACGGCGCGGGCGTGGGCGGTGGCGGCGCAGCCACGGCCGCCGCTCTGTCTCTGATGCACGCCCTGCCGCTCTCGGCCTGCCTGCCGGCCTACCTGCCGCCCGGCGGCCTGCCGGACCACCATCACTGGGACCAGCCGCCGCACCACGCCACTGATAAACAG